The following coding sequences lie in one Polyodon spathula isolate WHYD16114869_AA chromosome 15, ASM1765450v1, whole genome shotgun sequence genomic window:
- the trim45 gene encoding tripartite motif-containing protein 45: MSRNENKRLYASDPPSQASGSGVNTRAKCSACRHFYCDPKILPCLHTFCAECIQQLEQFSIQGKTAETLPEESYLRDQPSVTILCPVCDSEVDLPPAGVQGLTTNHLAVNEVFLESLLNEDCELVCDLCSEGAAKKWCNVCCVNLCEFCCQAHRRQKKTASHTTVRLQDLNGSSRIVKPIMCLLHPAEEVRLFCETCDRPVCRDCVVTGHRDHACDYAANVIHKHGDSVRELLKNVQPHVGVLERALSDIECMQQSVEVRADAVAEEVRVFAEGYIKAIEKHRDGLLNQLEELRVQKRNQLHLQRVQLEQILADVKTGVDFTERLLTSGSDLEILMAKGVAVSRLKRLLEVGYNPHPAVDDGVCFLPQERAVQSGGFEVYGVIHTRAVEPTKCSIKGEGFQVGRQGHPSEFTVICKDSAGEQMAKGGETVRISIVHKEKKDCATKAAVQDNNDGTYRVSYTPQEAGTYTVWVCVTGQHIQGSPFVLVVRSKVRKHRGVFHCCTFCSSGGQKEARCGCGGKMPGGYQGCGHGHKGHPGKPHWSCCGNLTEVSECSGPTTGTNSSRSLFRTVAL; this comes from the exons atgtcacgaAATGAAAATAAGAGGTTATACGCCTCCGATCCTCCTTCTCAAGCGAGTGGGAGCGGGGTTAACACCAGGGCGAAATGTTCCGCTTGCAGACATTTTTATTGCGACCCCAAAATCCTGCCCTGCCTCCACACTTTCTGCGCAGAATGCATTcaacagctggagcagttttcgATCCAGGGGAAGACAGCGGAAACACTACCCGAGGAATCCTACCTTCGCGACCAGCCCTCGGTCACTATCCTTTGCCCGGTCTGTGATTCGGAAGTGGATTTGCCCCCAGCAGGGGTACAAGGGTTAACCACCAACCACCTCGCCGTGAACGAAGTGTTTTTGGAGAGTTTGTTGAATGAGGACTGTGAGCTAGTCTGTGATCTGTGCAGCGAGGGGGCTGCCAAGAAATGGTGCAATGTCTGCTGTGTCAATCTGTGTGAGTTCTGCTGTCAGGCACACAG GAGACAGAAAAAGACAGCTTCCCACACCACCGTGCGCCTTCAGGACCTGAACGGATCCAGCAGAATTGTCAAGCCCATCATGTGCTTGTTGCACCCTGCAGAAGAGGTGAGACTGTTCTGCGAGACCTGCGACCGGCCCGTGTGCAGAGACTGCGTAGTGACGGGACATCGCGACCATGCCTGCGATTACGCCGCAAATGTCATCCACAAGCACGGGGACTCTGTGCGGGAGCTGCTGAAGAATGTCCAGCCGCACGTGGGTGTGCTTGAGAGGGCCCTGAGCGACATAGAGTGCATGCAGCAGTCTGTCGAGGTTCGAGCAGACGCTGTGGCCGAGGAAGTCCGCGTGTTTGCCGAAGGCTATATAAAAGCCATCGAGAAGCACCGCGATGGGCTTCTGAATCAGCTGGAGGAGCTGCGGGTGCAGAAGAGGAACCAGCTGCACCTCCAGCGGGTTCAGCTGGAGCAGATCCTGGCCGACGTGAAGACCGGAGTGGACTTCACAGAACGCCTGCTGACCAGCGGTTCTGATCTAGAGATCCTGATGGCCAAGGGGGTAGCGGTCAGTCGGCTGAAGAGGCTGCTTGAGGTGGGGTATAACCCCCATCCGGCCGTGGATGATGGTGTATGCTTTCTGCCCCAGGAGAGAGCAGTGCAGAGTGGCGGGTTCGAGGTGTATGGAGTGATCCACACCAGGGCAGTGGAACCGACTAAATGTTCCATTAAAGGGGAAG GATTTCAAGTGGGGCGCCAGGGTCACCCCAGTGAATTCACTGTGATCTGCAAAGACTCGGCTGGAGAACAGATGGCTAAAGGAGGGGAGACTGTCCGTATCAGCATCGTTCACAAAGAGAAGAAGGATTG TGCCACAAAGGCTGCAGTCCAGGATAACAATGACGGAACGTATCGCGTGTCctacacccctcaggaagcaggGACATACACTGTGTGGGTCTGTGTTACAGGACAGCATATACAG GGTTCCCCCTTTGTCCTGGTTGTGAGGAGTAAAGTTCGCAAACACCGTGGTGTGTTCCACTGCTGCACATTCTGTTCCAGCGGAGGACAGAAGGAGGCTCGCTGTGGATGTGGGGGGAAAATGCCAG GTGGGTACCAAGGCTGTGGACATGGGCACAAAGGTCATCCTGGGAAGCCGCACTGGTCCTGCTGTGGAAATCTCACAGAAGTCTCTGAATGCTCTGGACCCACCACAGGCACAAACTCCTCCCGCAGCCTCTTCAGAACTGTCGCTCTCTGA